The Candidatus Delongbacteria bacterium genomic sequence ACCCATTTCGACGTGATCGAAATCGACGGCGCCAGCAACAATTCGGTCAACGACATCCGTGAACTGCGCACCAACGTCAAGTACGGCCCCGGCGAAGCGCGCTGGAAGGTCTACATCATCGACGAGGTGCACATGCTCTCCACCAGCGCCTTCAACGCCCTGTTGAAGACCCTGGAGGAGCCGCCGCCCCAGACGGTCTTCATCTTCGCCACCACCGAGCTGCACAAACTGCCGCTGACCGTGCTCTCGCGCTGCCAGCGCTTCGACTTCAAGCGCCTGACTCCGCTGGAGATCGAGGAGAGTCTGGGCCGCGTCTGCGCCAGCGAGGGCGTGGCGGTGGAGGCGCGCACCCTGCGGCTGATCGCCCGCCGGGCCGACGGTGGCATGCGCGACGCCCAGTCCATGCTGGATCAGGTGCTGAGCTTCTCCGACGGCGCCGTCCAGCACGACGAGGTGGTCCAGGCCCTGGGCCTGGTGGGCCAGGAACGGCTGGACCAGCTCCTGAACGCCCTGGTGGAGCGCGACGCGGCCGCCGCCCTGCGTCTGGCGCGGGATCTGGCCGCCGCCGGCGCCGATCTGGGCGAGTTCCTGCTCCAGCTGGCGGACAGCCTGCGCAGCCTGCTGCTGCTGCGGCTGGAGCCGGAGTCCGCGGCCGCCGAGCTGCCCGAGGATGTGCTGGAGCGCCTGCGCGCGCTGGCGCCGGCCTTCGCCGAGTCCGACCTGATCCGCATGCTGACCTATCTGGGCGGCCAGATCGACGCCGTGCGCCGGGGCGGACATCCGCGCCTGCGCTTCGAACTGGCCCTGCTGCGTCTGACCCGGATGGAGCAGAGCCTGGAGCTGCAGGACCTGCTGCGCGGCCTGGCCGGCCTGCCCGCAGCCAGCCTGGAGAGCCTCGCCCCGGCCGAGGGGCAAAAAAAAAAGCTGACGCCCGCGCCTGAGGCCCGTTCCGCTCCCGCCCGGCCCGCTCCTGCGCCCGTGTCGGCAGCGCCTCCGGCCGCGCAGGCGGCTCCGCTTCCGGGGCCGGTTCGCGTTCCCGGCCCGCCTGTTCCTGCACCCGCTCCCCCTGCAGACCCCTCCGCCGCCGAACTCGACCTGGAGCGCGTGCGCCGGCACTGGCCGCAGTTCCAGCAGGAGGTGGAGAAGCGCTTTCCCCTGCTGCTGGAGGGCTTCCTGCAACTGCTGCCCGTCGCGCTGACGGGGGGCCGGCTGCGGCTCAAGGGCGAGCTGCGCGCCGGACCGATCCGCGACCGGCTGGAGCAGGCCCGGCCCGAGCTCGAGGAGCTGCTGCGCCAGGTGCTGGGCACCTCTACCGGCCTAAGCCTGAGCCTGGAGGAGGGCGTGCTCAGCGAGTCCGAGCGCTTCCTCAAGGCGCAGCCCACGCATCTGGACGCGGAGAGCCGCTTCGCCGAACTGCGCCGGGAGGCGCCGCTGCTGGACGACCTGTTCCAGCGCATGGACGGACGCCTGCTGGACGGCTGAGCCCGGGCGTGAACATCAACCAAGGGGGACCTCCCGCATGAAGGGTGGCCTGGGCGGCCTGATCAAGCAGGCCCAAGTGATGAAGCTGAAGCTCGACCAGCTGAAGGAACGGTTGGCCGGCGAGGACTACTCGGCCAGCGCCGGCGAAGAGGGCTGCTCCGTGCACGTCACCGTGAGCGGTCGCCAGCAGGTGCGCCGCCTGCAGGTGGACCCGGCGGCCGCGGCGGATCCGGCCCTGCTGGAGGACCTGCTGCTGACGGCCCTCAACCGCGCCCTGGACGAGAGCCGGGCCAAGGCCGAGCGCGAGATGTCCGCCCTGACCGGCGGCGTGCAGTTCCCGGGGCTCTGATGACCGAACTCAGCCCCAGCCTCGAGGCTCTGGTGGCCGAACTGGGCAAACTGCCCGGCATCGGCCGCAAGACCGCCCTGCGCCTGGGCCTGCACCTGCTGCTCCAGGCCGGCCGCACGCGCGAGCTGGCCGCGGCCCTGTTGCGGGCGGCCGAGCATTGCCATTTCTGCCGCCAGTGCGGCAACCTGGGTGAAGAGGAACTCTGCCCGGTGTGCCGCAATCCCGCCCGGGACGCGGGGCTGATCTGCGTGGTGGAGCAGGTGCCCGATCTGTTGGCCATCGAGCGCGTGGGCGAGTACCGCGGCGTCTATCACGTGCTGGGCGGCGTGCTCTCGCCGCTGGACGGCGTGGGTCCGGAGCAGCTGCGGCTGGCGGAACTGGAGCGCCGCGTGGCGGGCGGCCCGGTGCGCGAGGTGGTGCTGGCCACCAGCGCCACGGTGGAGGGCGACGCCACGGCCCTCTACCTGCAGCGGCGCCTGCAGGGCGGTGAGCTGCGCATCAGCCGGCTGGCCCGCGGGTTGCCGTCGGGCGGCAGCCTGGAGTCCGCCGACCAGCTCACGCTGGCCCGGGCCCTGGACGGCCGGGAGCGCCTGAGCTAGACCCTGCCTGGGCAGGGGATCCCGGCCGGACCGCGCGCGTCCGCCCCGGGAACGGGACCGGCGCGAGGAAGGGGTGCCCCGGGCGCCCGACGGGGAGGACCCATGTTCACCATTCCCAACTTCCTCACGCTGCTGCGCTTCATCATGGTGCCGGCCTTCCTGATTCTCTTTTTCAGCGACGTCACCCCCCTGCACCTGCTGGCCACCGCCATCTTCGTGGCCGCCTCCATCACCGACTGGCTGGACGGCTTCCTGGCCCGCTGGCTGCAGCAGGAGTCCCAGTTCGGGCAGTTCGCCGACCCCCTGGCGGACAAGCTGCTCTCGGTCAGCCTGTTCTTCGCCCTGCTCATGCGCGGCGACCTGGGACAACAGGTGCCCGTGGTCGTGCCCTGCATCGTGCTGATCGCGCTGGCCGAGCTGGGCATCCTGCTGCTCTCGGTGGTCAGCCTCTACCGCGGCGTGGACCTACATTTCACCCGGATCGGCAAGTGGAAGACCGCCGTGCAGTTCATCACCATCCTGCTGGCCCTGTTCCGGCTCAACGTGATGGAGGTGGAGAACCTCTCGCCGGCCTGGCTCTCCCGACTGATGGGCTGGGACGGCATCCTGGCCTGGATCGGCACGGGCTTCCTGCTCTCGGCGGCCCTCACGCTCTCGACCTTCCTCATCTACCTGCTGCGCTATCCGCGGCACCGCGAGGCCCTGCGCGAGGCCCGCCGCCAGGCCCGCCAGCAGGCCCGGGTGCGCCGCGAACTGCGCCGGACCCTGCGGGGTGTGGAGGACGAGGAGGAGCGCCCGGCGCGCCAACCCAGCCTGAAGGAGCGCCCATGAGCGCGCGTCTGTTGCGCCTCTGGGCCCTGGGTCTGGGGCTGGGCCGCCTGCCCGTGGCCCCGGGGACCTGGGGCTCGCTGTTGGCCTTTCCGCTCTGGTGGCTCTGCGGCGGTCCGCACATCCCGCTGGCACTGTCCCTTCCGCTCACCGTTCTGCTTCTGCTCAGCGCCTGGGCGGCCTGCGAGGAGGGCGAACGCGCCTGGGGCCACGATCCCGGCCGCGTGGTGGTGGACGAGGTGGCCGGCCAGTGGCTGACTCTCCTGTTGGGCCCGCCCGCGCTGCTGGCCGGCTGGCCCGGCTGGCTGGGCGCCTTTCTGCTCTTCCGGCTGTTCGACATCTGGAAGCCGGGTCTGGTGGACAAGGCCCAGCGTCTGCCCGGCGGGCTGGGCGTGCTGATGGACGACCTGCTGGCCGGTCTGCTGGCCGCAGCCGGCCTCTGGGGCCTGGCCTGGTGGCTCGTGTAGCCGGGGGCGATCGGGGAACGCGACGACCGGGCAGCACGGAGCCGCTGGCCACCCGTCCCGACCGGCGAAGTGGACGGAGCGCGCCCCACGGCGCCCG encodes the following:
- the dnaX gene encoding DNA polymerase III subunit gamma/tau — encoded protein: MSYLVLARKWRPQRFSEVIGQRHVVRTLENALKSGRIAHAYVFSGPRGVGKTSIARILAKSLNCEQGPSVDPCGTCRSCQDVQAGTHFDVIEIDGASNNSVNDIRELRTNVKYGPGEARWKVYIIDEVHMLSTSAFNALLKTLEEPPPQTVFIFATTELHKLPLTVLSRCQRFDFKRLTPLEIEESLGRVCASEGVAVEARTLRLIARRADGGMRDAQSMLDQVLSFSDGAVQHDEVVQALGLVGQERLDQLLNALVERDAAAALRLARDLAAAGADLGEFLLQLADSLRSLLLLRLEPESAAAELPEDVLERLRALAPAFAESDLIRMLTYLGGQIDAVRRGGHPRLRFELALLRLTRMEQSLELQDLLRGLAGLPAASLESLAPAEGQKKKLTPAPEARSAPARPAPAPVSAAPPAAQAAPLPGPVRVPGPPVPAPAPPADPSAAELDLERVRRHWPQFQQEVEKRFPLLLEGFLQLLPVALTGGRLRLKGELRAGPIRDRLEQARPELEELLRQVLGTSTGLSLSLEEGVLSESERFLKAQPTHLDAESRFAELRREAPLLDDLFQRMDGRLLDG
- a CDS encoding YbaB/EbfC family nucleoid-associated protein, with product MKGGLGGLIKQAQVMKLKLDQLKERLAGEDYSASAGEEGCSVHVTVSGRQQVRRLQVDPAAAADPALLEDLLLTALNRALDESRAKAEREMSALTGGVQFPGL
- the recR gene encoding recombination mediator RecR; amino-acid sequence: MTELSPSLEALVAELGKLPGIGRKTALRLGLHLLLQAGRTRELAAALLRAAEHCHFCRQCGNLGEEELCPVCRNPARDAGLICVVEQVPDLLAIERVGEYRGVYHVLGGVLSPLDGVGPEQLRLAELERRVAGGPVREVVLATSATVEGDATALYLQRRLQGGELRISRLARGLPSGGSLESADQLTLARALDGRERLS
- a CDS encoding CDP-alcohol phosphatidyltransferase family protein, which translates into the protein MFTIPNFLTLLRFIMVPAFLILFFSDVTPLHLLATAIFVAASITDWLDGFLARWLQQESQFGQFADPLADKLLSVSLFFALLMRGDLGQQVPVVVPCIVLIALAELGILLLSVVSLYRGVDLHFTRIGKWKTAVQFITILLALFRLNVMEVENLSPAWLSRLMGWDGILAWIGTGFLLSAALTLSTFLIYLLRYPRHREALREARRQARQQARVRRELRRTLRGVEDEEERPARQPSLKERP
- a CDS encoding phosphatidylglycerophosphatase A produces the protein MSARLLRLWALGLGLGRLPVAPGTWGSLLAFPLWWLCGGPHIPLALSLPLTVLLLLSAWAACEEGERAWGHDPGRVVVDEVAGQWLTLLLGPPALLAGWPGWLGAFLLFRLFDIWKPGLVDKAQRLPGGLGVLMDDLLAGLLAAAGLWGLAWWLV